TGGGCTCCGGGTCGGGGGACGTGGACGGCGACGGGTCGGTGCTCGGTGACGGGCTCGGCGCGGGCGTCGGGTCGGTGCTCGGCGACGGGCTGGGCGTCGGGGTGGCGGAGGGCGACGGCGACGGGCTGGGCTTCGTCGACGGGCTCGGCGACGGCGTCGGCGTGACCGACGGGGTCGGCTTCGGCGTCGGCTCGGGGGTGGGCTTCGGCGTCGCCGTCGGCTTCGGAGTCGGCGTCGGGGTGGCCTGGGCCGTCGGCTGCTTGCCGCCGTCACCCTTCGTCCCGGCGTCGTCCTTGCCCTTGCCCTTGCCGCCCGCGTCCTTGTCGGCGTCCTCGTCCCGGTCGTCGCCGGCGGGCCGCACCGTGGGCGTCGTGCCGCCGGTCGTGCCGGTGCCGCCGCCACCGGCGGTCCAGCCCGACCCGTAGTCGGCCGGGGCGCGGTCCGGAGCGGGACCGGCCGCGAAGAACTCGAAGTGCCACGGCTCCGGCTTGCGCCCGTCCGGGCGTGCCCAGGTGGGGTTGTCCCAGCCGTAGTCCGGGCCGTGCACGCGCAGCCACGCGTACTCGGCGGACGTCCCGCTCGAGATCGGGGTCGACAGGTCGAGGGCGAGGCCCCAGCCGTGGTTCGACGTGCCCGGCACCGCAGCGAGCGTCGGCTTCGCCGCCCGCACCGCGACCTGCGCGTCGTACGAGCGGTACGAGTCCGTGATGGGGATGTCCGTGCCGAACTCGGCCCGGTAGGCCGTGTTCAGCGCCTCCAGCTGCACCGCCGCGTCGCAGCGCAGCAGGTGCCACGTCGCCCAGGGGACCTGGCACAGCACCGACGCCGGGATGCGACCGTTCGCGTACCCCGCCGTCGTCCCCGCGTAGCGGCTCACCACCGACTGCAGCGCGTCCGCGAGACCCGGGGCGGCGAGCCCGATCGGGAGGCCGTCCGCCGTCACCGGGAGCCCCTCGTCGTTGACGAACGTCCCGTCCGGCAGCTGCGTCACCGCGGGTCGCAGGTCCAGCACGTACGACGCGGTGGCGGGGTCGAGGAGCGTCGTGAGGTTCGTCGCGGCGATGACGACGTCGTCGAACGTCACCGCCTCCTCCGTGTGCTCGTGGCCGGAGGACTCGTCGTCGGCGGGGCCGTCGGTCGCGACGCCCGGCGCGGCGGTCCCGTCCGCGGCGTCCGCCGTGCCGGTCGGCGGACCGGCGTCGGGGCCGGCCGCGAGGTCGTCGGCCAGGGAGTCCGTGAGCGACGACGACCCACCACCGAGGTCCGGCTGGACCACGCGCGAGATCGTCGAGGCCGCGCTGAAGGTGTCCGTGGCGTCGTCCTCGGAGCCCGCGCCCGTGCCGGGCGGCGGCCCCAGCGGCGGCACGTCGAGGTCGGGCACGTCCTGCGTCCCGGCGCCGCCCGTCGTCCCGGTGCCGTCCAGGGTGCCGAGGCCGTCGAGGGTCCCGGTCGCGCCGGGATCGGCCTCCGCCGGCGGGCGCAGCGGGGACGGCCCGGTCGGGTCGGTGGCCTCGGGCGCGGCGTCGTCGGCTCCCGGGACGCCCGCACCGGCGGCGGTCCCCGACGGACCGGCGACGTCGGCACGCACCGTCGGGAGGCCGACCCGCGGCTCGACCAGCGCGTCCTGCTGGGACACGTACGTGACCAGCAGCAGACCCAGCTCGGCCGCGGCCTGCCGGACGTCGGGCGCCTGGGACCGGCCCGCGTCGGCCGCGGCGGCCTCGGCCCGCTCGACGGCGTCGAGGACCTGCGCGACGGTGCTCGGCCCCGACGCGGCCGCGGACCCCACGACGGGCACGTCCGGCGTCCCGTCGACGGGCAGCGGCTCGGTGAAGTCGGGGTGGGTGCCGAACGAGCTCCACGGCACCGCCGCCGCGGACAGCGACATGAAACCGCAGGCCAGGGCGATCGTCAGACCACCGGCGACGAGGGTGCGCCGCACGGGGTGGTGGTCGCGGACGGGCGTCACGGCCGGGCCGGACGGCGCGGTGACGCCGAGCTCGTCCGGAGCGTCGTTGTCGTCGACCGTCACGTCAAACCTTTCCCGGAGCACCCGTGCTGGCGGTCGCATCTTCGCACACGAAGGTGTCGCCCATCACAACTGTGCGGGACGCGGCCGCGAACCGCCAGCCCTGGAGCGGCTGAACCCGTGCAGACTGGTGGCATGGACCGGCGACCTGCGGACACGCCCGCCCGCATCGACCTCAACAGCGACCTGGGCGAGGGGCTCGGGCCCTGGCGGCTCGGCGACGACGAGCGCCTGCTCGACGTCGTCACGAGCGCCAACGTCGCCTGCGGCTTCCACGCCGGCGACCCGGCGACGATGCACCGCACCGTGCGGGCCGCCGTCGAGCGCGGCGTCACCCTCGGTGCGCACGTCGCCTACCGGGACCTCGTCGGGTTCGGCCGGCGACGGATGGACGTCCCGAGCGAGGAGCTGCGGGCCGACGTCGTCTACCAGCTGGGGGCCCTCCAGGCCGTCGCCGCGGCCGAGGGCGGCCGGGTCGCCTACGTCAAGCCCCACGGCGCCCTCTACAACACCGCGGCCGTGGACCCCCGCGTCGCGGCCGACGTCGCGGCGGCCGTCGCCGCCGTCGACCCGTCGCTCGTGCTGCTGGGCCTGCCGGGCAGCGTCGCCCTGGACGCCGCGGCGGACGCGGGCCTGCCGGTGGCGACCGAGGCGTTCGCCGACCGCGGGTACACGCCCGAGGGCCGCCTCGTGCCCCGGGGTGAGCCCGGCGCCGTGCTGCACGACCCCGAGGAGGTCGCCCACCGCATGCTGCGGCTCGCCACCGACGGCGTCGTCGAGGCCGTCGACGGCACGGTCGTGAGGGTCCGCGCCGACTCCGTGTGCGTCCACGGCGACACCCCCGGCGCCGTGCGGATGGCCGTGCGGGTGCGCGCCGTCCTCACCTCCGCGGGCGTCGACCTGCGCCCCTTCGTGGACGCCTGAGCATGCGGATCCTCGCCGCGGGCGACGACGCCGTCCTCGTCGAGTGCGCGTCCGCCGCCGAGGCGGTGTCGCTCCACCGGTCGCTGACGGACCGGCCCGTGCCCGGCGTTGGACCGACGGTCCCCGGCGCACGCACCCTGCTCGTCCACCACGACCCCGCCCGGCACGACCGCGCCGCGCTCGCGGCGCTGCTCGCCGCCCGTCGCGCCGCCGACGACGCCGCTGCCAGGGCCGCCCCCGGGCGGGTCCTGGAGGTGCCGGTGGTGTACGACGGCGAGGACCTGGGCGACGTGGCGGCGCTGCTGGGGACGTCGGTGGACGAGGTGGTGCGGCGGCACGCGGCGGCGACGTGGACGGTCGCGTTCATGGGGTTCGCGCCCGGGTTCGCGTACCTCACGGGGTCGGACCCGAGGCTGGTGGTGCCGCGCCGGGACACGCCGCGCACCCGGGTGCCGGCGGGGTCGGTGGCGCTGGCGGGCGCGTACGGCGGTGTCTACCCGCGCGAGGGGCCGGGCGGCTGGCAGCTCGTGGGGTGGACGGGGTTCCCGCTGTGGGACCTGGACAGGGAGCCGCCGGTGGCGTGGGCGCCGGGCGACCAGGTGCGGTTCCGGCCGGTGCGGGAGGTCGCGGTCGGGCCGCGGTCCGCTCCGGCACCGCGGGGCGGGGCGGGGCGGTCGGCGGACGAGGGGGCGGGCGGCACGTCGGGCGGCATGTCGCGCGGCACGTCGGGCGGCGGCGCCGCGGTCGAGGTCGTGGACCCGGGCGTGCAGGCGCTCGTGCAGGACGCCGGTCGCCCCGGGCTGGCGGACCTGGGCGTGGGGGCGGCCGGCGCGGCCGACCCCCGCAGCCTGCGGGCCGCGATCCGGGCCGTGGGCGGGCGCCCCGACGACGCGGCGCTGGAGTCCCACGGCGGTCTGCGGCTGCGGGCGCGTGGTCGCGTGGTGGTGGCGGTGGCCGGGGCGGCGGCGCCGGTGAAGGTCAGGTCGGCGGACGGGGAGCCCCGCGCGGTGGCCCCCGGGCGGGCCGTGCTCCTGCGCGACGGGGACGAGCTCGCGGTGGGGGCCGTCGCGCGGGGGCTGTCGCTGCACGTGGCCGTGCGGGGCGGCGTCGCGGTGCCGCCCGTCCTCGGGTCGCGGTCCACGGACCTGCTGGGCGGCATCGGGCCCGCACCGCTGGTGGCGGGCACGGTGCTGCCGGTGGGCGCGGCGGCGGGCGACGCCGTGGCCCTCGGCGACGTGGGCGCTCCCCTGACGGGCGACCTGCCCGCGCCGGGCGACGTCGTCCAGCTGCCCGTGACGCTCGGTCCGCGGGACGACTGGTTCACGGCCGACGCGCTGCGGCTGCTGCTCGCCCAGGAGTGGGAGGTGACGGCACTGGCGGACCGGGTGGGCACGCGGCTCCACGGCGCCGTCCCGCTCGAGCGGCGCCCGGAGGCGCAGGGGCGCGAGCTGGCCAGCGAGGGCGTCGTCACCGGCGGGGTCCAGGTCCCGCCGAGCGGGCAGCCCGTGCTGTTCGGGCCGGACCACCCCCTGACCGGCGGGTACCCGGTCGTCGCGGTGGTCACGTCCGTGGGCCGCCGGCTGCTGGGCCAGCTCCCCACGGGGGCGCGGCTGCGGTTCGTCGCGGCCGACCGTGACCAGAGTGTGGAGGAGCCGGCGGACGTGGACACACGATCTCGACAGGATCTGTGACGGACGACGCAGCGCGGATCGTTCCGGAGCGGGCACAATGTCCGGCATGACGTCGACGACGACCTCCCCCCGGGTGAACGGCACCTCGCGCCTCGCCGCGGCCGGCCTGCTGGCC
This Isoptericola jiangsuensis DNA region includes the following protein-coding sequences:
- a CDS encoding LamB/YcsF family protein, with the protein product MDRRPADTPARIDLNSDLGEGLGPWRLGDDERLLDVVTSANVACGFHAGDPATMHRTVRAAVERGVTLGAHVAYRDLVGFGRRRMDVPSEELRADVVYQLGALQAVAAAEGGRVAYVKPHGALYNTAAVDPRVAADVAAAVAAVDPSLVLLGLPGSVALDAAADAGLPVATEAFADRGYTPEGRLVPRGEPGAVLHDPEEVAHRMLRLATDGVVEAVDGTVVRVRADSVCVHGDTPGAVRMAVRVRAVLTSAGVDLRPFVDA
- a CDS encoding M15 family metallopeptidase; amino-acid sequence: MTVDDNDAPDELGVTAPSGPAVTPVRDHHPVRRTLVAGGLTIALACGFMSLSAAAVPWSSFGTHPDFTEPLPVDGTPDVPVVGSAAASGPSTVAQVLDAVERAEAAAADAGRSQAPDVRQAAAELGLLLVTYVSQQDALVEPRVGLPTVRADVAGPSGTAAGAGVPGADDAAPEATDPTGPSPLRPPAEADPGATGTLDGLGTLDGTGTTGGAGTQDVPDLDVPPLGPPPGTGAGSEDDATDTFSAASTISRVVQPDLGGGSSSLTDSLADDLAAGPDAGPPTGTADAADGTAAPGVATDGPADDESSGHEHTEEAVTFDDVVIAATNLTTLLDPATASYVLDLRPAVTQLPDGTFVNDEGLPVTADGLPIGLAAPGLADALQSVVSRYAGTTAGYANGRIPASVLCQVPWATWHLLRCDAAVQLEALNTAYRAEFGTDIPITDSYRSYDAQVAVRAAKPTLAAVPGTSNHGWGLALDLSTPISSGTSAEYAWLRVHGPDYGWDNPTWARPDGRKPEPWHFEFFAAGPAPDRAPADYGSGWTAGGGGTGTTGGTTPTVRPAGDDRDEDADKDAGGKGKGKDDAGTKGDGGKQPTAQATPTPTPKPTATPKPTPEPTPKPTPSVTPTPSPSPSTKPSPSPSPSATPTPSPSPSTDPTPAPSPSPSTDPSPSTSPDPEPTPSPSDTGDPDDGTGSTGDVTAGTTAGRSESDGDDVEDGTGEGE
- a CDS encoding carboxyltransferase domain-containing protein, with protein sequence MRILAAGDDAVLVECASAAEAVSLHRSLTDRPVPGVGPTVPGARTLLVHHDPARHDRAALAALLAARRAADDAAARAAPGRVLEVPVVYDGEDLGDVAALLGTSVDEVVRRHAAATWTVAFMGFAPGFAYLTGSDPRLVVPRRDTPRTRVPAGSVALAGAYGGVYPREGPGGWQLVGWTGFPLWDLDREPPVAWAPGDQVRFRPVREVAVGPRSAPAPRGGAGRSADEGAGGTSGGMSRGTSGGGAAVEVVDPGVQALVQDAGRPGLADLGVGAAGAADPRSLRAAIRAVGGRPDDAALESHGGLRLRARGRVVVAVAGAAAPVKVRSADGEPRAVAPGRAVLLRDGDELAVGAVARGLSLHVAVRGGVAVPPVLGSRSTDLLGGIGPAPLVAGTVLPVGAAAGDAVALGDVGAPLTGDLPAPGDVVQLPVTLGPRDDWFTADALRLLLAQEWEVTALADRVGTRLHGAVPLERRPEAQGRELASEGVVTGGVQVPPSGQPVLFGPDHPLTGGYPVVAVVTSVGRRLLGQLPTGARLRFVAADRDQSVEEPADVDTRSRQDL